One region of Polaribacter pectinis genomic DNA includes:
- a CDS encoding DNA adenine methylase produces MISTILPLIPKHKIYTEAFFGGGAIFFAKEKVEAETINDINNMVVNFYEVIQTDFDNLKEKIEATLFSRATYTVAWSIYRMPHLFNKLQQAFAFYIATNMGFSCKIGSWGYDKYGKRVKAFWNKKMIFDDAIAKRLERTQIESNDACKVIKSRDAIDAFHYVDPPYYNSNMGHYSDYSKADYERLLETLSNIKGKFLLSSYPSDILDEHITKNTWYTKTITKVLSASKGITGQKRKTKVEVLTANYPI; encoded by the coding sequence ATGATTTCTACTATTCTTCCATTAATTCCAAAACATAAAATATATACTGAAGCCTTTTTTGGTGGCGGTGCTATATTTTTTGCAAAGGAAAAAGTGGAAGCTGAAACCATTAATGATATTAATAATATGGTGGTTAACTTTTATGAAGTTATTCAAACAGATTTTGATAATCTTAAAGAAAAAATAGAAGCTACTTTATTCTCTCGCGCGACCTATACAGTTGCGTGGAGTATCTACCGAATGCCACATTTGTTTAACAAATTACAACAAGCTTTTGCCTTTTATATTGCCACTAACATGGGTTTCTCATGCAAAATTGGCTCATGGGGATATGACAAATACGGAAAGCGAGTAAAGGCTTTCTGGAATAAGAAAATGATTTTTGATGATGCAATTGCAAAGCGATTGGAACGAACTCAAATTGAATCAAACGATGCATGTAAGGTCATTAAAAGTAGAGATGCTATTGACGCTTTCCACTATGTTGACCCTCCTTACTATAACTCGAATATGGGCCATTATAGTGATTATTCAAAAGCTGATTATGAAAGGCTTCTTGAAACGCTTTCAAATATCAAAGGAAAGTTTCTTTTGAGTTCATATCCTTCAGATATTTTGGATGAACACATCACAAAGAATACGTGGTACACCAAAACCATAACCAAAGTACTTTCTGCATCAAAAGGAATTACAGGGCAAAAACGTAAAACGAAAGTTGAAGTACTCACTGCCAACTATCCTATTTAA